A DNA window from Oncorhynchus keta strain PuntledgeMale-10-30-2019 unplaced genomic scaffold, Oket_V2 Un_scaffold_2042_pilon_pilon, whole genome shotgun sequence contains the following coding sequences:
- the LOC118379137 gene encoding uncharacterized protein LOC118379137, whose product MASKERLNELWILYYTKKNEGCLQQWLEAFVASFEKLVDVQSLEPHRLENYIAEVPLVPRDILVFLSDQLSHSTIHLSGGDSNNSTLLLSGGDSNNSTLHLSGGDSNNSTLHLSGGDSNNSTLHLSGGDSNNSTLHLSGGDSNNSTLHLSGGDSNNSTLLLSGGDSNNSTLHLSGGDSNNSTLHPSGGDSNNSTLHPSGGDSNNSTLHLSGGDSNNSTLHLSGGDSNNSTLHPSGGDSNNSTLHLSGGDSNNSTLHLSGGDSNNSTLHLSGGDSNNSTLHLSGGAPCNNSTLHLSGGDSNNSTLHPSGGEVNNF is encoded by the exons AAAAATGAGGGCTGCCTGCAGCAGTGGCTGGAGGCTTTTGTGGCTTCCTTTGAGAAGCTTGTTGATGTGCAGTCACTGGAGCCTCACAG GCTGGAGAACTATATTGCGGAGGTTCCCCTCGTACCCAGGGACATACTGGTGTTCCTCAGTGACCAGCTATCACACAGTACCATTCACCTCTCTGGGGGCGACAGTAACAACAGCACCCTGCTCCTCTCTGGGGGCGACAGTAACAACAGCACCCTGCACCTCTCTGGGGGCGACAGTAACAACAGCACCCTGCACCTCTCTGGGGGCGACAGTAACAACAGCACCCTGCACCTCTCTGGGGGCGACAGTAACAACAGCACCCTGCACCTCTCTGGGGGCGACAGTAACAACAGCACCCTGCACCTCTCTGGGGGCGACAGTAACAACAGCACCCTGCTCCTCTCTGGGGGCGACAGTAACAACAGCACCCTGCACCTCTCTGGGGGCGACAGTAACAACAGCACCCTGCACCCCTCTGGGGGCGACAGTAACAACAGCACCCTGCACCCCTCTGGGGGCGACAGTAACAACAGCACCCTGCACCTCTCTGGGGGCGACAGTAACAACAGCACCCTGCACCTCTCTGGGGGCGACAGTAACAACAGCACCCTGCACCCCTCTGGGGGCGACAGTAACAACAGCACCCTGCACCTCTCTGGGGGCGACAGTAACAACAGCACCCTGCACCTCTCTGGGGGCGACAGTAACAACAGCACCCTGCACCTCTCTGGGGGCGACAGTAACAACAGCACCCTGCACCTCTCTGGGGGCGCACCCTGCAACAACAGCACCCTGCACCTCTCTGGGGGCGACAGTAACAACAGCACCCTGCACCCCTCTGGGGGCGAAGTGAACAATTTCTAG